A genome region from Streptomyces pratensis includes the following:
- a CDS encoding LamG-like jellyroll fold domain-containing protein: MLRGSEHSGFFDEDDALIRQLARPRTLFRTLACTAALLLPVGATLVPAAAAAPAEGTAAASGLTAENPSTEVHGLKGEYFAMSAPGARDFAKLGAVALDPDINFPGLTGAFESATGKTEHTTARWTGQIEAPEDGDYTFSAIGDNGFRLFIDDKPVIDHWEPDWDKEQTSAPVSLKAGEPHTFRLEMFQDIGGANMFLRWSSAKLAKQIVPESAFTPPADFEVYPVGLSVAENGRKLLAAFDHEISGIEDVKDHLDIEADTTPMPVKSVAKVPGNRKALLVTLDAAVQKGQQVKFVYDGEAGLKNGDETVPEISRRATNLSTHRLLTPWGEKADPKNPMPEYPRPQQVRDDWKNLNGPWEFAGAEAGEQPVFGKKLDERITVPYPVESQLSGLERHEDHMFYRKLVTVPKSWSVGKRAGDDRLKLNFGAVDYQARVWVNGKQVAEHTGGYTAFSADITDAVKGGGPQEIVVAVTDTTGADQPTGKQSANPSGIFYTASSGIWQTVWMEPVAPAAVDSLKTTPDIDKGRLALTVDSENASKSARVTAVARDKKGKVVGTVTGPANSELSLPVSKQHLWTPDDPYLYDLEVTLKDGRSKDTVDSYFGMRSFGVAEVGGYQKLVLNGKPFFSLAQLDQGFYPDGLNTAPSDDALVFDLKAQKDLGFNSVRKHIKVEPARWYYHADKLGLLVWQDFVSGNITGEKGQKAFLDQGAEMMEQLHNYPSIGAWIVFNEGWGEWDRTETGKITEKVQAADPSRVVSAHSGVNCCNSKGDSGKGDIIDHHDYNNTDPAFPDETRAAIDGEHGGFTLRIPGRMWPGAPTAIYSGVADKDALTAKYVDNTRTYYLEAAGAELSGSIYTQVTDLENELNGLWTYDRREIKVDAAKVRKINQEVIAAGAAAGERDEVKGGGAWSLDENQGTKAADSGPNQKDLTLSEGTSWTAGVQGSALKFNGEGQYAETDGPAVDTTGDYTVSAWASLDALPGNYATVVSQDGRRQENPFYLQYGQGGFAFSTPGAHRARVELKPELGQWYHLVGVRSGDQIKLYVDGELASTAAAGTADVSTGSLSVGRAKWSGGNTDFWNGSVDQVKVYDKALTDQEVTALHDGEQP, from the coding sequence GTGCTTCGCGGTTCGGAGCACTCCGGCTTCTTCGACGAGGACGACGCCTTGATACGACAACTAGCCCGCCCCCGCACGCTTTTCAGAACACTCGCCTGTACGGCGGCACTGCTGCTGCCGGTCGGGGCCACCCTGGTCCCGGCCGCTGCCGCAGCACCCGCAGAGGGCACCGCCGCCGCCTCGGGGCTCACGGCGGAGAACCCCTCGACCGAGGTGCACGGCCTCAAGGGCGAGTACTTCGCCATGTCCGCCCCGGGCGCCCGCGACTTCGCGAAGCTCGGCGCCGTGGCGCTCGACCCGGACATCAACTTCCCCGGGCTGACCGGTGCCTTCGAGTCCGCCACCGGGAAGACCGAGCACACCACCGCTCGCTGGACCGGACAGATCGAGGCCCCGGAGGACGGCGACTACACCTTCTCCGCCATCGGTGACAACGGATTCCGGCTCTTCATCGACGACAAGCCGGTCATCGACCACTGGGAGCCGGACTGGGACAAGGAGCAGACCAGTGCGCCGGTCTCCCTGAAGGCCGGCGAACCCCACACGTTCCGGCTGGAGATGTTCCAGGACATCGGCGGGGCGAACATGTTCCTGCGCTGGTCGAGCGCGAAGCTCGCCAAGCAGATCGTTCCCGAGTCCGCGTTCACCCCGCCCGCCGACTTCGAGGTCTACCCGGTCGGACTGAGCGTCGCCGAGAACGGCCGGAAGCTGCTGGCGGCCTTCGACCACGAGATCAGCGGCATCGAGGACGTGAAGGACCACCTCGACATCGAGGCGGACACCACGCCGATGCCCGTGAAGTCGGTCGCCAAGGTGCCCGGCAACCGCAAGGCGCTCCTCGTCACCCTTGACGCGGCTGTCCAGAAGGGTCAGCAGGTCAAGTTCGTCTACGACGGTGAAGCCGGCCTGAAGAACGGCGACGAGACCGTCCCGGAGATCAGCCGCAGGGCGACGAACCTCTCCACGCACCGGCTGCTCACCCCGTGGGGCGAGAAGGCCGACCCCAAGAACCCGATGCCCGAGTACCCCCGTCCGCAGCAGGTGCGCGACGACTGGAAGAACCTCAACGGGCCGTGGGAGTTCGCCGGCGCCGAGGCCGGCGAGCAGCCCGTGTTCGGCAAGAAGCTCGACGAGCGCATCACCGTGCCGTACCCGGTCGAGTCCCAGCTGTCCGGGCTCGAGCGCCATGAAGACCACATGTTCTACCGCAAGCTCGTCACGGTGCCCAAGAGCTGGTCGGTCGGCAAGAGGGCGGGCGACGACCGCCTGAAGCTCAACTTCGGTGCCGTCGACTACCAGGCGCGGGTCTGGGTCAACGGCAAGCAGGTCGCCGAGCACACCGGCGGCTACACCGCCTTCAGCGCCGACATCACCGACGCTGTCAAGGGCGGTGGCCCCCAGGAGATCGTGGTCGCGGTCACCGACACCACCGGAGCGGACCAGCCCACGGGCAAGCAGTCCGCGAACCCCAGCGGCATCTTCTACACCGCCTCCTCCGGTATCTGGCAGACCGTCTGGATGGAGCCCGTCGCTCCCGCCGCCGTGGACTCGCTGAAGACCACGCCGGACATCGACAAGGGCCGGCTCGCCCTGACGGTCGACTCCGAGAACGCGTCGAAGTCCGCCCGGGTCACCGCCGTCGCGCGTGACAAGAAGGGCAAGGTCGTCGGGACCGTCACCGGTCCGGCCAACAGCGAGCTGAGCCTGCCGGTCTCCAAGCAGCACCTGTGGACGCCGGACGACCCGTACCTGTACGACCTGGAGGTCACCCTCAAGGACGGCCGCTCCAAGGACACCGTCGACAGCTACTTCGGTATGCGTTCCTTCGGCGTCGCCGAGGTCGGCGGCTACCAGAAGCTGGTGCTCAACGGAAAGCCCTTCTTCTCCCTCGCCCAGCTCGACCAGGGCTTCTACCCCGACGGCCTGAACACGGCGCCCAGCGACGACGCCCTGGTCTTCGACCTGAAGGCGCAGAAGGACCTCGGCTTCAACTCCGTCCGCAAGCACATCAAGGTCGAGCCCGCCCGCTGGTACTACCACGCCGACAAGCTGGGTCTCCTGGTGTGGCAGGACTTCGTCTCCGGCAACATCACCGGCGAGAAGGGCCAGAAGGCCTTCCTCGACCAGGGCGCCGAGATGATGGAGCAGCTGCACAACTACCCGTCCATCGGAGCCTGGATCGTCTTCAACGAGGGCTGGGGCGAGTGGGACCGCACCGAGACCGGCAAGATCACCGAGAAGGTCCAGGCCGCCGACCCCTCGCGCGTCGTCAGCGCCCACAGCGGTGTCAACTGCTGCAACTCCAAGGGTGACTCCGGCAAGGGCGACATCATCGACCACCACGACTACAACAACACCGACCCGGCCTTCCCCGACGAGACGCGTGCCGCGATCGACGGTGAGCACGGTGGCTTCACCCTGCGCATACCCGGCCGCATGTGGCCCGGTGCCCCCACCGCGATCTACAGCGGTGTCGCGGACAAGGACGCACTGACCGCCAAGTACGTCGACAACACCCGCACGTACTACCTGGAGGCCGCCGGCGCCGAACTCTCCGGCTCCATCTACACCCAGGTGACCGACCTGGAGAACGAGCTCAACGGTCTCTGGACGTACGACCGCCGGGAGATCAAGGTCGACGCCGCAAAGGTGCGGAAGATCAACCAGGAGGTCATCGCCGCCGGCGCGGCCGCCGGCGAGCGGGACGAGGTCAAGGGCGGCGGCGCCTGGTCCCTCGACGAGAACCAGGGCACCAAGGCTGCCGACAGCGGTCCGAACCAGAAGGACCTCACCCTCTCCGAGGGCACGTCCTGGACGGCCGGAGTGCAGGGCTCGGCGCTGAAGTTCAACGGCGAGGGCCAGTACGCGGAGACCGACGGCCCGGCCGTCGACACCACCGGCGACTACACCGTGTCGGCCTGGGCGTCGCTCGACGCGCTTCCGGGCAACTACGCCACCGTCGTCAGCCAGGACGGCCGGCGTCAGGAGAACCCGTTCTACCTCCAGTACGGCCAGGGCGGGTTCGCCTTCTCCACTCCGGGCGCCCACCGGGCCCGGGTGGAGCTGAAGCCCGAACTCGGCCAGTGGTACCACCTGGTCGGCGTACGCAGCGGCGACCAGATCAAGCTGTACGTCGACGGCGAGCTCGCCTCCACCGCGGCGGCCGGAACCGCCGACGTCAGCACCGGCTCGCTGTCCGTCGGCCGTGCCAAGTGGTCGGGCGGCAACACCGACTTCTGGAACGGTTCCGTGGACCAGGTGAAGGTGTACGACAAGGCGCTCACCGACCAGGAGGTGACCGCGCTCCACGACGGCGAACAGCCGTAA
- a CDS encoding GH92 family glycosyl hydrolase: MPSRPSAARRSAARAAAIVLTGALAGAFLPPAAQADALVSRPTAYVDPMIGTSNGGNTYPGAVRPYGMIAWSPTSTTGDQTSTGAANGYEYGVTRMRGLSLTHVNGAGCNPGAAGDVPIMPFVGDVTSSPSADTKDAVYASGFSHENERAVPGRYTVGLDSGATADLAVSDRAGVADFSFPADKPASLLFRVSNSLNGSEDAEIEIDTAQRKVTGSVLTGAFCGRRANGGTNNRKSYYRLYFSASFDRDFATTGTWRDSDLMPGATVAGGGEGYATGADRAGRGSGGWVGFDTSADDDVRMRIGISYVSQAGAEANLRKEIAPRASVDDVARAGSAAWDRELSSARVGGGSEAQRTSFYTALYHSLMQPNLISDTDGRYPGMDGKPHRVTPGQKAQYSNFSGWDQYRAQIQLLALLKPRIAGDFAQSLYNFARQNGGVWDRWVHVNGATHVMTGDPTAATLATFYAMGVRNFDYQGAYESLARQATVPHPDGLSDAGCPGQCTGQRPNLAQYLESHYAAHDVCHCWGGAAETLEDAVADAALGRWARLLGRDEEADAFDERGLWWRNVFNPDAGDGAGTTGYIQARNLDGSWVTPFSPGSDKGFAQGTSATYTWMVPQDVQGLADAMGGRETAAKRLDAFFHKADGSWSVKGGDALRYDPTNEPGIHAPWLYNALGQPWKTQETVREIVDTVYGTGPRGLPGNDDLGTMSAWYVFSALGLYPQTPGSATMLLGAPLFPSAVLDRPQGGDIRISAPQADATHPYIDAVRVDGRASDRSWTDARLVTRGGSLTYRLADRPNTSWATGPAGLPR; this comes from the coding sequence ATGCCCTCCAGACCGTCCGCGGCGCGGCGTTCCGCCGCACGTGCCGCCGCGATCGTCCTCACCGGCGCGCTGGCCGGCGCCTTCCTGCCGCCGGCCGCCCAGGCCGACGCGCTCGTCTCGCGTCCCACCGCCTATGTGGATCCGATGATCGGCACGTCGAACGGCGGCAACACCTACCCCGGCGCGGTCCGCCCGTACGGCATGATCGCCTGGTCGCCGACCAGTACCACGGGTGACCAGACGAGCACCGGGGCCGCCAACGGTTACGAGTACGGGGTGACCCGGATGCGCGGCCTGAGCCTCACCCATGTCAACGGAGCCGGGTGCAACCCCGGCGCCGCGGGTGACGTGCCGATCATGCCGTTCGTCGGAGACGTCACCTCCTCGCCGTCCGCCGACACCAAGGACGCGGTCTACGCGTCGGGTTTCTCGCACGAGAACGAGCGCGCCGTGCCCGGCCGTTACACCGTCGGGCTGGACTCCGGCGCCACCGCGGACCTGGCGGTGAGCGACCGCGCGGGTGTGGCCGACTTCAGCTTCCCGGCGGACAAGCCGGCCAGTCTGCTCTTCCGGGTGTCCAACTCCCTCAACGGCAGCGAGGACGCCGAGATCGAGATCGACACCGCGCAACGCAAGGTGACCGGTTCCGTGCTCACCGGGGCGTTCTGCGGCCGGCGGGCCAACGGCGGCACCAACAACCGCAAGAGTTACTACCGGCTCTACTTCAGCGCCTCCTTCGACCGTGACTTCGCCACCACAGGTACCTGGCGGGACAGCGATCTCATGCCCGGTGCGACCGTCGCCGGCGGCGGCGAGGGATACGCCACCGGGGCCGACCGTGCCGGGAGGGGGTCCGGCGGCTGGGTCGGCTTCGACACCTCGGCGGACGACGACGTCCGCATGCGGATCGGCATCTCCTACGTGAGTCAGGCCGGCGCCGAGGCCAACCTCCGCAAGGAGATCGCGCCGAGGGCGAGCGTCGACGACGTGGCCCGGGCGGGCTCCGCCGCCTGGGACAGGGAGCTCTCCTCCGCGCGTGTCGGTGGCGGCAGTGAGGCGCAGCGCACCTCGTTCTACACCGCGTTGTACCACTCTCTGATGCAGCCGAATCTGATCAGCGACACCGACGGCCGCTACCCGGGCATGGACGGGAAGCCGCACCGCGTGACGCCCGGTCAGAAGGCCCAGTACAGCAACTTCTCCGGCTGGGACCAGTACCGTGCCCAGATACAGCTCCTCGCCCTCCTCAAACCGAGGATCGCGGGCGACTTCGCCCAGTCGCTGTACAACTTCGCCAGGCAGAACGGCGGTGTCTGGGACCGTTGGGTGCACGTCAACGGCGCCACGCACGTGATGACGGGCGACCCCACGGCCGCCACCCTCGCCACCTTCTACGCGATGGGCGTACGCAACTTCGACTACCAGGGCGCCTACGAATCCCTGGCCCGCCAGGCCACGGTGCCCCACCCGGACGGTCTCTCCGACGCCGGTTGCCCCGGCCAGTGCACCGGACAGCGGCCCAACCTCGCCCAGTACCTGGAATCCCACTACGCGGCCCATGACGTCTGCCACTGCTGGGGCGGCGCCGCCGAGACCCTCGAGGACGCGGTCGCCGACGCGGCGCTCGGCCGCTGGGCGCGGCTGCTGGGACGCGACGAGGAGGCCGACGCCTTCGACGAGCGCGGCCTCTGGTGGCGCAACGTCTTCAACCCCGATGCGGGTGACGGCGCCGGGACCACCGGCTACATCCAGGCACGCAACCTCGACGGCTCCTGGGTGACCCCCTTCAGCCCCGGCAGCGACAAGGGTTTCGCGCAGGGAACGAGCGCCACCTACACCTGGATGGTCCCGCAGGACGTGCAGGGCCTGGCCGACGCCATGGGCGGCCGGGAGACGGCGGCGAAGAGGCTGGACGCCTTCTTCCACAAGGCGGACGGCTCCTGGTCGGTCAAGGGCGGCGACGCGCTGCGCTACGACCCGACCAACGAGCCGGGCATTCACGCTCCCTGGCTCTACAACGCGCTGGGTCAGCCCTGGAAGACCCAGGAGACCGTACGGGAGATCGTGGACACGGTCTACGGGACCGGCCCTCGCGGCCTGCCCGGCAACGACGACCTCGGCACGATGTCGGCCTGGTACGTCTTCTCGGCCCTCGGTCTCTATCCGCAGACGCCCGGCAGCGCCACCATGCTGCTCGGGGCGCCGCTCTTCCCGTCCGCGGTGCTGGACCGGCCGCAGGGCGGGGACATCCGCATCAGCGCCCCGCAGGCCGACGCGACACATCCGTACATCGACGCGGTGCGGGTCGACGGGCGGGCGAGTGACAGGTCCTGGACGGACGCCCGGCTCGTCACTCGTGGAGGGTCGCTGACCTACCGGCTCGCCGACCGGCCGAACACCTCCTGGGCCACGGGACCTGCGGGTCTTCCGCGATAG
- a CDS encoding VOC family protein: MVIRWTYAFIDRPAAGPATSFWSAVTGTRTSTPWGDRNEFTTLLPDGADACLVTQAVGGPGGAHPDLAVDDLPSFTERARRLGARGEDRHPELTVLRSPGGQPFCVVPWRGQRTRPPVLTGPDGTASRLDQICLDVSPAAFEREVDFWAALTGWDSRPGVHPEFHVLRPPRDLPVRLLVQRLDEPRPASAHPDMACSDLAAGRALHERAGAEFVRDGDEWTVMRDPAGGTYCLTGRNPVTGE, encoded by the coding sequence ATCGTGATCCGCTGGACGTACGCCTTCATCGACCGTCCCGCGGCCGGCCCGGCCACCTCCTTCTGGAGCGCGGTCACCGGGACCCGCACCTCCACGCCGTGGGGCGACCGGAACGAATTCACGACCCTGCTCCCGGACGGGGCCGACGCCTGCCTGGTGACCCAGGCGGTGGGCGGTCCGGGCGGAGCGCATCCCGATCTGGCGGTGGACGACCTGCCCTCGTTCACCGAGCGCGCCCGCCGGCTGGGCGCCCGGGGTGAGGACCGGCACCCGGAACTGACCGTCCTGCGCTCCCCCGGCGGGCAGCCCTTCTGTGTCGTGCCGTGGCGGGGCCAGAGGACGCGGCCGCCGGTGCTCACCGGTCCGGACGGTACGGCGAGCCGCCTGGACCAGATCTGTCTCGACGTCTCACCGGCGGCGTTCGAGCGGGAGGTGGACTTCTGGGCCGCGCTGACCGGCTGGGACTCCCGGCCCGGCGTCCACCCCGAGTTCCACGTGCTCCGGCCGCCCCGGGACCTGCCGGTCCGTCTGCTCGTCCAACGCCTGGACGAGCCGCGCCCCGCCTCGGCGCATCCGGACATGGCCTGCTCGGACCTCGCAGCCGGCCGCGCCCTGCACGAACGGGCAGGCGCCGAATTCGTACGCGACGGTGACGAGTGGACGGTGATGCGGGACCCGGCGGGCGGCACCTACTGCCTCACGGGACGCAATCCCGTGACGGGCGAATAG